A genome region from Glycine max cultivar Williams 82 chromosome 5, Glycine_max_v4.0, whole genome shotgun sequence includes the following:
- the LOC100814705 gene encoding tRNA (guanine(10)-N2)-methyltransferase homolog, with protein MWYLCVFFHRLLDYRKPEVESLAQLFGATEDPKNGDVPSQMQWKLPIHYHPDSPFHFVNLPSEKLARDIATRSILVKGMYELWGEGSSYEELKESVLSYPDERKLPYLDSDSTFKITVDSFGKVISLEDQKELIQGLSYIPFKGRVKLKNPDHNFWLIEVDNYGGNNGLPPIVQKRVFFGREVGGADRKLLPTYQLKSRTYLGPTAMDAEIAFLMANQALATSGKLVYDPFVGTGSILVAAAHFGAITMGADIDIRVVRDGRGPNCNVWSNFKQYGLPMPVGLLRADNNLPPWRSTLKEVFDAIICDPPYGVRAGGRKSGGRKLLKGAVEPYTIPDEKRTNHIPSTAAYSLVECVHDLFDLAAKMLLMGGRLVFFYPVLREDGFPENHFPEHPCFKLISSSEQILSSRYSRVLLTMVKTGPYTEEIAEAARKKHIEFKENHVKWLEDGNLHSAVFSPADDQFTEAGDPKLIKDPKPKYRGKYV; from the exons ATGTGGTACTTGTGCGTTTTCTTCCACAGGTTATTGGATTACAGAAAACCAGAAGTGGAATCTCTGGCGCAACTCTTCGGAGCCACCGAGGACCCTAAAAATGGCGACGTTCCCTCCCAAATGCAATGGAAGCTCCCTATTCACTACCACCCCGATTCCCCTTTCCATTTCGTAAACCTCCCTTCCGAAAAACTCGCTCGTGACATCGCCACCCGAA GCATACTTGTTAAGGGGATGTATGAGCTGTGGGGTGAAGGGAGTAGCTATGAGGAGTTGAAGGAGTCTGTGTTGAGTTACCCTGACGAAAGGAAGTTGCCGTACTTGGATTCTGATAGCACTTTCAAGATTACTGTCGATAGCTTTGGGAAGGTCATTAGCTTGGAGGACCAAAAGGAGCTCATTCAAGGGCTCTCTTATATCCCTTTCAAG GGACGAGTAAAGTTGAAAAACCCAGATCACAACTTCTGGCTTATAGAAGTTGATAATTATGGAGGTAATAATGGTCTTCCTCCAATTGTACAAAAGAGAGTCTTCTTTGGTCGCGAAGTTGGTGGGGCAGATAGGAAGCTTTTACCCACATATCAGTTGAAAAGCCGTACTTATCTTGGGCCAACAGCTATGGATGCTGAAATTGCTTTTCTAATGGCCAATCAAGCACTAGCTACTTCTGGAAAACTAGTTTATGACCCTTTTGTTGGAACTGGAAGTATTCTTGTTGCAGCAGCTCATTTTGGAGCAATAACCATG GGTGCTGACATTGACATTAGGGTAGTCCGTGATGGACGTGGTCCCAACTGTAATGTTTGGAGTAATTTTAAGCAG TATGGATTGCCAATGCCTGTTGGTCTTCTAAGAGCAGACAACAACCTTCCTCCCTGGCGTTCTACGCTGAAAGAG GTATTTGATGCCataatatgtgatcctccttaCGGAGTGCGAGCTGGGGGACGCAAATCTGGTGGTCGGAAGCTGCTAAAGGGGGCTGTGGAACCTTACACCATTCCTGATGAAAAAAGAACAAATCACATACCATCAACTGCAGCTTACAGTTTAGTTGAGTGCGTGCATGATTTGTTTGATCTTGCAGCCAAGATGCTTCTAATGGGGGGCAGGCTTGTGTTTTTCTATCCTGTATTGAGAGAAGATGGTTTTCCTGAAAACCATTTCCCAGAGCACCCATGTTTTAAACTGATTTCTTCGTCGGAGCAGATCCTTAGTTCGCGTTATAGCAGGGTGTTACTGACAATGGTCAAGACAGGTCCTTACACAGAGGAAATAGCCGAGGCGGCTAGGAAAAAACACATTGAATTTAAGGAGAACCATGTAAAATGGTTAGAAGATGGTAATCTTCATTCTGCAGTTTTCAGTCCTGCTGATGATCAATTTACGGAGGCTGGTGATCCCAAGTTAATTAAGGATCCAAAGCCTAAATACAGAGGAAAGTACGTTTAG
- the LOC102662259 gene encoding uncharacterized protein produces MARPARSIVLPLLVGILVVILLLESRYVKAMGEVAAMDDSAALMNTSSSGANWDAHSKHRRNMGVNGRVFCCYDNHIGSCNPGSEKDDHYCNYICKKHHCYKGGICKIRGKKFPNHFCHCFC; encoded by the exons ATGGCTAGACCAGCTAGAAGCATAGTTCTACCCCTCCTTGTTGGCATTCTCGTCGTCATTTTGTTGTTAG AATCAAGATACGTGAAAGCGATGGGTGAGGTTGCTGCAATGGATGATAGTGCGGCATTGATGAATACATCATCATCAGGTGCAAACTGGGATGCGCATTCAAAACACAGAAGAAACATGGGTGTGAATGGGAGGGTGTTTTGCTGCTATGATAACCATATAGGAAGTTGCAATCCGGGTTCAGAGAAAGATGACCATTATTGTAATTACATTTGCAAAAAACACCACTGCTACAAAGGGGGTATATGCAAAATTCGTGGcaaaaagtttccaaatcattttTGTCATTGTTTCTGCTAA